GTGTGAGAGGTGTGAAACCATCGGATTCAGCTTCATTAAAAGAGATGGTGTCTGTCCGATCCCTCCGGCGGCGCCCAAAATCGCTACCTTCCATTGCTGCCCCGGCGGCGAAGCGAAGGCACAGATCGACATGTACGACGCTGCCGCGCTCCTCCGCAGAGCCCATCTCAACAAGGCGGCCGTCATTGTTAATTTTTGTTTATGTAAATATGAGCTTGAAAGTGTGTGCGTAGTGTTTGTATGATTATGAGAAGCGGTCAGTGTATGATTGCCTTTCTCGATACCACCTCGCCCCTCAACATGCTCCCTTTGATGTTTTCCTTGTCGCATTGCAGTcgcagaaagagagagagagtcctcCTTATCCTCTCCTTTTAATAAACTTTTGCCATCAATATTCAATTAATCTCATATTGCATTCTAAAAATGAAGAAGATAAAGATTGGAGATGATAATCCACAAATCCGAATcggtgaaaaaaaaagaaatattagcatgattttacttcactcttgtttacaaaacaatcactcttagcatgattttacttcactcttgtttacaaaacacatcactcttagcatgattttacttcactcttgtttacaaaacacatcactcttagcatgattttacttcactcttgtttacaaaacgcatcactcttagcatgattttacttcactcttgtttacaaaacacatcactcttagcatgattttacttcactcttatttacaaaacgcatcactcttagcatgattttacttcactcttgtttacaaaacacatcactcttactatgattttacttcactcttgtttacaaaacacatcactcttactatgattttacttcactcttgtttacaaaacacatcactcttagcatgattttacttcactcttgtttacaaaacacatcactcttagcatgattttacttcactcttgtttacaaaacacatcactcttagcatgattttacttaactcttgtttacaaaacgcatcactcttagcatgattttacttcactcttgtttacaaaacacatcactcttactatgattttacttcactcttgtttacaaaacacataactcttactatgattttacttcactcttgtttacaaaacatatcactcttactatgattttacttcactcttgtttacaaaacacatcactcttagcatgattttacttcactcttgtttacaaaacacatcactcttagcatgattttacttcactcttgtttacaaaacacatcactcttagcatgattttacttcactcttgtttacaaaacacatcattattagcatgttattatggagtaaatttgtgattgtaGACTAAATTTTTGATTAAATTGCCAGAATCGGAGGAATCGAATCGACTGAATAGAAATTTGATAAACCAATTGCGAACAGACGCAATAAACTGACTTCCTATCTCACAAGCAGTTCACTTTTATAGTTTCCACCTTGAATCCAttgaacacaaatttatcaGCAAACACGCAATACACTGAATTCATATCTCACAACTAGTTCAGTTTCCTCCTTGCATGTGTATTTTTCACCTCATCTCACACACGCAGAGTTCGCATTCGTTAATTCTCGTACATAGATAGGCTGTAGTGGACCACCACCTCATGCCCGTAGTGGACCACCACCTTTCCGTCAACCTCATCGCAGTTGCACGGCAGCGGAATGGTCAGATTCTGGCCCACTTGGATTAAATCGGCATTAGGTATCCCCGTTGGCAGCCTGAATTTCGACTGCGGTGACGATGTTGGAGAAGACCTCGGCGGCGATGTGCCAGAGACCACGGTGTAGACGGGGTGGCCGTTGGAGACGCCGGTGCGGTTGCGGAAGATGCAGAGGAAGGAGATTCGAAGCTTCTGTTGGGCGACCTAACCTGATTTTAATATCAAGCTTTTACAAAATTACCATAATACCCcaccttgttattatggagtaaatttgtgattgaaggaactaatttctccttaaattagaaaattacatgtattaatactagcccttgattttcttgatcttgtggctgtgatttgttctctagttatttggttagggggtgtttgccatagatcactaccctatatatacatatatatatatatacatatagggatgaagggagtactattttatactccatccgtcccataaaaatatgtgcattttcaTTTATACAAAGTTGTCACCAACTcattaactatatatatatatatacatatagggtcttgttaggttgagattatttagctaaattgagaaatgagatgcaatatcagccactaatccacaagattaactaaatgtcaacagctatcacattatgtcaacacgggggtataagtgtcatttcgtgttttaatgtgtcggattgttgacatggcttgtatgtctagttgacatgacttataattgttgttgacatggtttctatgtgcagttgacatggttgtacgtgtaattgacatggcttgtaacacaattgacatggcttgtatgtgtagttgacacgatatgtaccgtagttgacatgacatgtatgtgtcgttgacacgatatgcaccatagttgTCATAGTGTCACCGGCttatatatcaaatgtcaacaacttatagtaaaatgtatcagcttgtatatcaaatgtcaacagcttgtcagAAGCTTGTATATattgtcaacaactcaaaaaaaattattgtaattaaaaaataacaactatttgacTTAATCTTCTCTAAGCATCATAGTATACAACTATGCAATAGCTTAATTGATAATTCCATAACAGAAACGGAGACGGAGTCGGAGGTGATTGACTCGCCGGAGGTGGAGCGGCTGAGGGAGGATCTGTTGGACGGAATCGACGAGGATTCTGATCTCTGCACTTCCATCCACGACCTCGACTCGTTCATGAAGAGTTTCGAGGAGGAAATCACTACATCTCCCACTTCCAGCCACGGATCCGGAGCGGCTGAGGAAAGAATCGTCGAATCGGCGTCGGATTGCAGCGAATCCGGGGAGGTTGAGGAAGGAATCGTCGAATTGGTGTCGGATTCCGGCGAATCGCGGCCGGATCTAGGCTATCTGCTCGAGGCGTCGGACGACGAGCTAGGGATTCCACCTCCGGCGGCGTCTCCGGCGAGGAAGGAGCTGGTGACGGGGTGAGGAGGAGCGCTGCCGTGATTTGAGGCGGAGCATCAGCGAGAAGGGTCGAAAAAGAGTGGAGGAGGAGATGAGCAGAAGGTGGAGGcgtaagggaagaagaatgagaGGGGAGAAGttagttttcatttgttttcaactaaatttaccattataccctttcataataaattaatctaaaaatatttttttgtggcaAAAtttggaccactcatttaataaaaatgagtggctgatgttgcatctcatttctcaattagcctaaaaaatctcaattgatcatggacctatacatatatatatagtagtgatcaagatataactaatcttaagtgtataactagagaacaaatctcagccacacatcttaatggaacaaatattatttattttaataatacaaataaggccaagggtatttttggaaaaattaccaaatttaaatcaaattatgCAGCCAAGTGCGACAAGGACAAGGCCGCCAGCTCCTCCGCCGACCTCCTCGGCGCCGCCTCCAGGTACGGAAAGCTCGACTCCACCCAGCTCTTTTCTGTGGTGATCGTGGATCCGATTGATTGATAATTTCTGAGGAGGAAAGAGCTCTAACCGACGCATCGATCGGCTCATCGACGGCGCAGCAGATACTGATTCCGGCTAGATCTCTCTCGTTTTCCAACAGCCTGGAGATGTACTCCGTAGCGTCCGATGCCTGAGAATCGAAGTTCGATGAGTATTCCAACGAGAAATATCCTCCACCGGATGAGATAATACTACTGGTAGCCTTGCCGCAGAGGAGGTCGGAGAAGCAGTCTGAGCATGACGATAGTGACATGGCGAAATCAAGCGCCGAAGACGACTCGTCATTCTCTTCGAATCATATTTTGTAGAAATTGAGCTTTGTATCGCCGGATTGGACGGTTTATCCACCGGAAAACGTAAGTGAGAGAGAGGATAGGtgagtgaagaagaaagagtgaGAGAGGGAAACACTGTAGGTTTTGGTCAGTGAAGACTTGAGATTCACTAAACATGTGATgctttcaatatataaatagctAAAAATTAacaatcactcttattgtgattttacttcactcctgtttacaaaacacatcactcttattctgattttacttcactcttgtttacaaaacacaccactcttttacttcactcttgtttacaaaacacatcactcttactgtgattttacttcactcttgtttacaaaacacgtcactcttattgtgattttacttcactcttgtttacaaaacacatcactcttattctaattttacttcgctcttgtttacaaatcacatcactcttgttgtgattttacttcactcttgtttacaaaacacatcactcttattgtgattttacttcactcttgtttacaaaacacatcactcttattgtgattttacttcactcttgtttacaaaacacatcactcttattgtgattttacttcactcttgtttacaaaacacatcactcttattctgattttacttcactcttttttacaaaacacatcactcttattctgattttactccactcttgtttacaacacacatcactcttattctgattttacttcactcttgtttacaaaacacgtcactcttattctgattttacttcactcttgtttacaaaacacgccactcttattctgattttacttcactcttgtttacaaaacacatcactcttattctgattttacttcactcttgtttacaaaatacgtcactcttattctgattttacttcactctattttacaaaacacatcactcttgttctgattttacttcactcttgtttacaaaacacatcactcttattctgattttacttcattcttgtttacaaaacacgtcactcttattctgattttacttcactcttgtttacaaaacacgtcactcttattctgattttacttcactcttgtttacaaaacacgtcactcttattctgattttacttcactcttgtttacaaaacacgtcactcttattctgattttacttcactcttgtttacaaaacacgtcactcttattccgattttacttcactattgtttacaaaacaagccactcttattctgattttacttcactcttgtttacaaaacacatcactcttattctgattttacttcactcttgtttacaaaacacatcaattttATTCTGAttatacttcactcttgtttacaaaacacatcactcttattctgattttacttcactcttgtttactaaacacatcactcttattctgattttacttcactcttgtttacaaaacacatcactcttattctgattttacttcactctattttacaaaacacatcactcttattctgattttacttcactcttgtttacaaaacacatcactcttattctgattttacttcactcttgtttacaaaacacatcactcttattctgattttacttcactcttgtttacaaaacacatcactcttattctgattttacttcactcttgtttacaaaacacatcactcttattctgattttacttcactcttggtTGCAAAACACAAAGAACAACACATAAATATGAAGTGATTTAATTCCAAACTCAAGcaccatcaagattcaagaaatcAAATTCTCAAAATAGTAGTgatcaaaaataaatcccagtgcaacaaacacaaaattgaagcaaattaagtgcattatttagcaacaattatccaaaactgaaactctaatcaacaaaaatcaatGATTTTTGTGAGCATGGAAGTAAAATATGACAGCAGCAGCAGTGGCAATGGCTGTGACCATCCACCTCCTTCCACCGCGGATCTCCCTAATCACCATCTCATTCTCATCAAAGCACCTCTGCATTTCCTCCTCCGCCAAATCTTCCGATTCTAATTTCTCCGCAATCCTTTACAAAACCTGGATTCGCTCATCTCTAGCATCTAATTCCACCATCAGCGACGCCTTTTTCCTCAAATTCAGTGTCCGATTCCTGCAGAACatgacggcgacggcgacggcgacgagaAGGTTGAATCGAGCGAATTTtgcagaagagagaagagaaggttGAATCGCGCGACGGGGTTGAATCTCCTGCCGCCGCTGCGACGACTGCGGGTACAAAGCGGCGATGAAGatggagaagaggagaagaggagATGAATTCAATTTGTCGACGTAACCTAtttttggctatgcaatgaccattatacccccgcctggttattatggagtaaatttgtgattgagggaactaatttctccttaaattcgaaaattacatgtattaataatagccattgattttcttgatcttgtagctgtgatttgttctctagttataggtttaaggggctcttgccctagatcactatatatatatatatatatatatatatatatagagatgtattcatttcttttttgtatcttttgttctttgttcatTTTAATCTCAACCCCACGATTTTGCCATCCGACGGTTATATTGATGTCACGTGTCatataataatgcagattttcagttgaataatgcacaccgactaataatgcatcattatagtgtaataatgcaaatcatctggaccgttgatgaatgagatctaacggctcatattaaaaagaataaagatctaagggatgaataggagaataacgctcatATATACATATTACTATAACCCACCATTACAACTTATTAAACAAGAATAATAATGTGGGTTTTACTGTAACGTaattttaactatcattcttcttctctcttatttaatCAATTGTGTATTAATTTTTCACGTTATTttaaatgttatatttttatagaatGGAGGAGAGAATAAATTTTAGaacaatattatttattttaataatacaaataaggccaagggtatttttaataatacaaataaggccacacatcttaatggaacaaatattatttattttaataatacaaataaggccaagggtatttttggaaaaattaccaaatttaaatcaaattatgCAGCCAAGTGCGACAAGGACAAGGCCGCCAGCTCCTCCGCCGACCTCCTCGGCGCCGCCTCCAGGTACGGAAAGCTCGACTCCACCCAGCTCTTTTCTGTGGTGATCGTGGATCCGATTGATTGATAATTTCTGAGGAGGAAAGAGCTCTAACCGACGCATCGATCGGCTCATCGACGGCGCAGCAGATACTGATTCCGGCTAGATCTCTCTCGTTTTCCAACAGCCTGGAGATGTACTCCGTAGCGTCCGATGCCTGAGAATCGAAGTTCGATGAGTATTCCAACGAGAAATATCCTCCACCGGATGAGATAATACTACTGGTAGCCTTGCCGCAGAGGAGGTCGGAGAAGCAGTCTGAGCATGACGATAGTGACATGGCGAAATCAAGCGCCGAAGACGACTCGTCATTCTCTTCGAATCATATTTTGTAGAAATTGAGCTTTGTATCGCCGGATTGGACGGTTTATCCACCGGAAAACGTAAGTGAGAGAGAGGATAGGtgagtgaagaagaaagagtgaGAGAGGGAAACACTGTAGGTTTTGGTCAGTGAAGACTTGAGATTCACTAAACATGTGATgctttcaatatataaatagctAAAAATTAacaatcactcttattgtgattttacttcactcctgtttacaaaacacatcactcttattctgattttacttcactcttgtttacaaaacacaccactcttattctgattttacttcactcttgtttacaaaacacatcactcttactgtgattttacttcactcttgtttacaaaacacgtcactcttattgtgattttacttcactcttgtttacaaaacacatcactcttattctaattttacttcgctcttgtttacaaatcacatcactcttgttgtgattttacttcactcttgtttacaaaacacatcactcttattgtgattttacttcactcttgtttacaaaacacatcactcttattgtgattttacttcactcttgtttacaaaacacatcactcttattgtgattttacttcactcttgtttacaaaacacatcactcttattctgattttacttcactcttttttacaaaacacatcactcttattctgattttactccactcttgtttacaacacacatcactcttattctgattttacttcactcttgtttacaaaacacgtcactcttattctgattttacttcactcttgtttacaaaacacgccactcttattctgattttacttcactcttgtttacaaaacacatcactcttattctgattttacttcactcttgtttacaaaatacgtcactcttattctgattttacttcactctattttacaaaacacatcactcttgttctgattttacttcactcttgtttacaaaacacatcactcttattctgattttacttcattcttgtttacaaaacacgtcactcttattctgattttacttcactcttgtttacaaaacacgtcactcttattctgattttacttcactcttgtttacaaaacacgtcactcttattctgattttacttcactcttgtttacaaaacacgtcactcttattctgattttacttcactcttgtttacaaaacacgtcactcttattccgattttacttcactattgtttacaaaacaagccactcttattctgattttacttcactcttgtttacaaaacacatcactcttattctgattttacttcactcttgtttacaaaacacatcaattttATTCTGAttatacttcactcttgtttacaaaacacatcactcttattctgattttacttcactcttgtttactaaacacatcactcttattctgattttacttcactcttgtttacaaaacacatcactcttattctgattttacttcactctattttacaaaacacatcactcttattctgattttacttcactcttgtttacaaaacacatcactcttattctgattttacttcactcttgtttacaaaacacatcactcttattctgattttacttcactcttgtttacaaaacacatcactcttattctgattttacttcactcttgtttacaaaacacatcactcttattctgattttacttcactcttggtTGCAAAACACAAAGAACAACACATAAATATGAAGTGATTTAATTCCAAACTCAAGcaccatcaagattcaagaaatcAAATTCTCAAAATAGTAGTgatcaaaaataaatcccagtgcaacaaacacaaaattgaagcaaattaagtgcattatttagcaacaattatccaaaactgaaactctaatcaacaaaaatcaatGATTTTTGTGAGCATGGAAGTAAAATATGACAGCAGCAGCAGTGGCAATGGCTGTGACCATCCACCTCCTTCCACCGCGGATCTCCCTAATCACCATCTCATTCTCATCAAAGCACCTCTGCATTTCCTCCTCCGCCAAATCTTCCGATTCTAATTTCTCCGCAATCCTTTACAAAACCTGGATTCGCTCATCTCTAGCATCTAATTCCACCATCAGCGACGCCTTTTTCCTCAAATTCAGTGTCCGATTCCTGCAGAACatgacggcgacggcgacggcgacgagaAGGTTGAATCGAGCGAATTTtgcagaagagagaagagaaggttGAATCGCGCGACGGGGTTGAATCTCCTGCCGCCGCTGCGACGACTGCGGGTACAAAGCGGCGATGAAGatggagaagaggagaagaggagATGAATTCAATTTGTCGACGTAACCTAtttttggctatgcaatgaccattatacccccgccttgttattatggagtaaatttgtgattgaaggaactaatttctccttaaattcgaaaattacatgtattaataattgccattgattttcttgatcttgtggctgtgatttgttctctagttataggtttaaggggctcttgccctagatcactactatatatatatatatatatatatatatatagagatgtattcatttcttttttgtatcttttgttctttgttcatTTTAATCTCAACCCCACGATTTTGCCATCCGACGGTTATATTGATGTCACGTGTCatataataatgcagattttcagttgaataatgcacaccgactaataatgcatcattatagtgtaataatgcaaatcatctggaccgttgatgaatgagatctaacggctcatattaaaaagaataaagatctaagggatgaataggagaataacgctcatATATACATATTACTATAACCCACCATTACAACTTATTAAACAAGAATAATAATGTGGGTTTTACTGTAACGTaattttaactatcattcttcttctctcttatttaatCAATTGTGTATTAATTTTTCACGTTATTttaaatgttatatttttatagaatGGAGGAGAGAATAAATTTTagaacaataaaaaatattataataattgtaATGAGACAAACATGCAGCTgtttgaatgaaatgaagttggGATCATGTAATTAATGGATTTGAAAATTCTCCCGCGTGGACTTGACTTTAGTCCGTCTTTTAGAACATCCACAGTGgttatagcccagcaatagcccagtcatagcctagccacaaactcctcctgccacatcatcaatactaaaaatcctcctgccaattcagaaatagcccagccatagcctagccatatcataaatagcccagccacatcaatagtcacatcactaataacacaatatacggaatttaatttacgagacatacacgggaaacattaataatactattttaattttttaaaaaaagtataataaattaaaaaaagtacaaaaatttttaaaaagtacattaataaaaaaaatgacattcaaaatcgcaaaaagtacattacttaaaaaaatcaCTCGCCGGCTccctcgcctccgtcgtcgccgtcgccaccgccgcctccatcgccactgtcaccgccgccttcgtcgccactgtcaccgccgcctccgctgccatcgccgctgccgcctccacgcagatcgtcattcatgctctcgagcaatgtgaagagaaatctcttctcctgggagtccgtcgccgctcgccattcggctaacgtcttcaccatcatctggcgcgtttgttgacgcgcgaagtacttgagatcctctgtagactgacggtcaaagggggatgccgactggacctcctgggaacccctggcgacccccctcgcctcccgttgcgcccgcttttTCCCAGCGGGGCGAGGTCGGcggccgaacgaacgagggttggggagcacctggtccgtctcagggaggtcgtgggaaccaccgctgctgccgctgaaatccccggtatagttcaatcgttgcttcttcggccagccagcgtcgacacctactcggaatttctcggagtcgttcaacacaagatagcagttccagtaggtgaagtccttatacaacccgggctgggggaaggctttctccgctatcctcctgcagtcgtcctccgtttggccactactcttcatgcggagggcgttggcgtacaaacccgaaaatcgggagacggcagccttgattcggttccacgccttccggcaatcctccccgttgtgtggcctcccctccgggcaaaataaCTGGTAGGCTACTGCTACCTTGCCCCAcacgttgacgatcctctggttattagaaacaagaggatcgtcgcaaacactcacccacgcctttgaCATCGCAacgttctcctcgtccgtccaccttctccgtaccgtggggtcatccccacccggctgtgacgactccccgaccttctttcccttgcccttcttctttggggcgccactaccctgcactgctccccccgtttgaacgggagtttcagGAACTCCGAGACTATCAAACTCCAAATCCGACAACGCAAAATCATCAAAACCGCTCGGCGTGAActgcgcatccgttggggtggatgtgtgcgacgaagcagtcaaaaaatcaaaactggggcgatagacgtccccccgcGTCACCTGCATCGCCGGTacgccccccggcgtcccctgcgtcgccgaacctcccccgggtatcatctgcatattgggtgcccaccccggtatcatctgcatattgggtgcccaaCCCCGCATCGCCGGGAACCCCCCGACGGACTCCCTCCATGATGTGAATccgggtattcacaatcataaAATACAACGATGTCGAGGGCCgtgggttgattggggtccgaAAAGAGGGTGGAGACATGTCAAGGTGCTCAAGGCCTCGTGGGGGGAGGGAACGGAAGCGACGCCCGTCCAAACATTTCTTATGGAGTCATTTGCCCCTCACtgcgcgactttcgtataatggtcataactctctcatccggactccgattggggcgtttaagatactcacgcgaagccctttcgaagacgaagacaatgcAATTGGAGGTTTCCAGAGAACAaagcccgaccgggcgatttgcAGGggaaaaacgcccggtcgggcgttccgACAGTTTTTTGCCGCAAATTCCAGAgagtttgcccgaccgggcaGTTTGCGCGACTTGCGTTTTTGGACTCTTTTTGTCTCTTTTATTTAGCACTTTTATCCTCTTGTATAAATACCTATATCTAGGGTTTTTATGAGGGGCTTTGAACTCATTTGTAAACAAACAAAGTCTCAATATTGAGCATCCTTCTTCATCTTTGAAGATTTAtccaaaatcccttgtggttgcatttaatctattgtcgggcttagattatttgttaaggtatgcttgctagttcttgtgttgctagttggtggagc
This sequence is a window from Salvia splendens isolate huo1 chromosome 5, SspV2, whole genome shotgun sequence. Protein-coding genes within it:
- the LOC121803935 gene encoding uncharacterized protein LOC121803935, yielding MKKIKIGDDNPQIRIETETESEVIDSPEVERLREDLLDGIDEDSDLCTSIHDLDSFMKSFEEEITTSPTSSHGSGAAEERIVESASDCSESGEVEEGIVELVSDSGESRPDLGYLLEASDDELGIPPPAASPARKELVTG